Proteins found in one Bartonella krasnovii genomic segment:
- the dapA gene encoding 4-hydroxy-tetrahydrodipicolinate synthase — MLKGAITALITPFDQKGAIDEKAFCEFVEWQITQGINGVSPVGTTGESATLSHEEHKKIIALCVEQVAKRVPVVAGAGSNSTSEAIELAQYAQKAGADAILVVTPYYNRPNQSGLYQHFSSIAKAVSIPIIIYNIPGRSVIDMAVETMRDLYQDFNNIIGVKDATSRIERVSEQGEKCGKNFVQLSGDDCTALGFNAHGGVGCISVSSNVAPKLCAELQAACFHGDYKTARELNDRLMPLNRAVFIEPSPAGIKYAAAKLGFCDETVRSPIVPLTESTKKIIDAALIHAGLLKA; from the coding sequence ATGCTCAAGGGAGCTATAACTGCGCTTATTACACCGTTTGATCAAAAGGGTGCAATTGATGAGAAAGCGTTTTGTGAATTTGTTGAATGGCAGATCACACAAGGGATTAACGGTGTAAGCCCTGTTGGGACGACAGGTGAATCAGCAACTTTAAGTCATGAAGAACATAAAAAAATTATAGCATTGTGTGTTGAGCAGGTCGCAAAGCGTGTTCCTGTTGTTGCTGGAGCAGGATCTAATAGTACAAGTGAGGCTATAGAGCTTGCACAATACGCGCAAAAAGCTGGAGCAGATGCCATTTTGGTTGTTACGCCCTATTATAATAGACCCAATCAGTCTGGTTTATATCAGCATTTTTCTTCCATTGCCAAGGCTGTTTCTATCCCGATTATAATTTATAATATTCCGGGTCGTTCTGTTATCGATATGGCTGTGGAAACAATGAGAGACCTTTATCAAGATTTTAACAATATCATTGGTGTTAAAGATGCAACGAGCAGAATTGAGCGCGTGAGTGAACAAGGTGAAAAATGTGGCAAAAATTTTGTACAGCTTTCTGGTGATGATTGTACAGCATTAGGTTTTAATGCCCATGGAGGTGTCGGATGTATTTCAGTTTCCTCCAATGTTGCTCCAAAACTTTGTGCAGAGCTTCAAGCCGCTTGCTTTCATGGTGATTATAAAACAGCAAGGGAATTAAATGATCGCCTCATGCCTCTCAATCGAGCTGTGTTTATTGAACCTAGCCCTGCGGGAATTAAATATGCTGCTGCAAAATTGGGTTTTTGTGATGAAACTGTACGTTCCCCGATTGTTCCATTAACAGAGAGTACCAAGAAGATTATTGATGCAGCCCTTATTCATGCAGGTCTTTTAAAAGCATAA
- a CDS encoding lytic transglycosylase domain-containing protein — protein MRVFSTSLFVSTFTALILAIRILFSSAYAQTPLLHGKAPIPSARPSALDFEQEPLQHRHTTSHNTATLKQLKAGLDALANNNIAKTISLRNSLEKHSLDRYILTWALGLSNQDNIPSSEIYNAINMLKGWPGIETMQRNAERAFLNETNVTRAIIQKFSHHPPLTAQGMALFTKALITIGQITRAQHVIAPWWHKTPLNAKEEAFVLKNAASALKPIDHLKRMQFMLYAHRFDSAARVAKLAHAQSLFDAFVAVEKNNPRATQKLQAVERAWKKNPLFQFARMRHLRRTEQYDAAAKLMMKTSKDVLHLMNPHSLWKEQRALSREMLDLNKPKMAYQLVAMYTGMTSALAVDAEFHAGWYALRFLHNPKLAMQHFSRIPQLSSLPFSASRGYYWMGRTAETLGEHKNAQHYFHRAAHFGTTYYGQLAAARLNQKRLNISFPKPTTAERQHFSARKTIKAIQRLEEAGYADFAKVFYRELGKKIESPGELALLAVMAEKNGDYYTSLKIGKMAVFQGKNVGALSHPLGAIPASAHISVEEKSLIYAIARQESEFNPTAISKAGAQGILQLLPTTAKELAKKYSIAWSHKKFSSDTHYNVTLGVHFLNEQLERFNGSYILTLIGYNAGPRRVNEWIKRYGDPRGKSLDNIVDWIERIPYTETRNYVMRVMENYGVYKARLTGKIDIKTDLLSGR, from the coding sequence ATGCGTGTGTTTTCTACCTCTCTTTTCGTATCAACCTTTACTGCACTTATACTGGCAATAAGAATTTTATTTTCAAGTGCCTATGCACAAACACCTCTTTTACATGGGAAAGCACCAATCCCTTCAGCACGTCCTAGCGCCCTTGACTTTGAACAAGAACCTCTTCAACATAGACACACGACTTCGCACAATACTGCGACACTCAAGCAACTAAAAGCTGGGCTAGATGCCCTTGCAAACAACAATATTGCAAAAACAATAAGTCTTCGTAATTCGCTGGAAAAACATAGCCTTGATCGTTATATTTTGACATGGGCGCTGGGACTATCAAACCAAGATAATATACCAAGCTCTGAAATATATAATGCAATCAACATGCTAAAAGGATGGCCTGGTATAGAAACGATGCAACGCAATGCTGAGCGTGCTTTTCTTAACGAAACAAATGTCACACGCGCCATCATCCAAAAGTTTTCGCATCATCCCCCTCTTACCGCACAAGGTATGGCTCTCTTTACTAAAGCGCTTATCACAATAGGACAAATCACCCGTGCCCAACATGTTATTGCACCGTGGTGGCATAAAACACCGCTTAATGCAAAAGAAGAAGCGTTTGTTCTTAAAAATGCAGCTTCAGCCTTAAAACCTATAGATCATTTAAAACGCATGCAGTTTATGCTGTATGCACATCGTTTTGATTCAGCAGCACGCGTTGCAAAATTAGCCCATGCTCAATCTCTTTTTGATGCTTTTGTGGCTGTTGAAAAAAATAATCCTAGAGCAACACAAAAATTACAAGCTGTAGAAAGAGCATGGAAAAAAAATCCTCTCTTTCAGTTTGCTCGAATGCGTCATCTTCGGCGAACAGAGCAATATGATGCTGCAGCAAAACTCATGATGAAAACATCCAAAGATGTTCTCCATCTTATGAACCCTCATTCATTGTGGAAAGAACAACGCGCCCTTTCTCGCGAAATGCTCGATTTAAACAAGCCTAAAATGGCTTATCAACTCGTTGCAATGTACACTGGCATGACATCTGCATTAGCTGTCGATGCTGAGTTTCATGCAGGATGGTACGCACTACGGTTTCTTCATAACCCTAAATTAGCAATGCAGCACTTTTCACGCATTCCTCAACTTTCTTCTTTACCTTTTTCTGCATCACGTGGATATTACTGGATGGGACGAACAGCAGAAACGCTAGGAGAACACAAAAATGCCCAGCATTACTTTCATCGCGCTGCTCATTTTGGTACAACTTATTATGGTCAATTAGCCGCTGCACGCCTCAATCAAAAAAGGCTTAACATTTCCTTTCCTAAACCAACAACCGCTGAGCGACAACATTTTAGTGCACGAAAAACTATCAAAGCAATTCAACGTCTTGAAGAAGCTGGCTATGCTGATTTTGCTAAAGTTTTTTATAGAGAACTTGGAAAAAAAATAGAAAGCCCCGGTGAATTAGCTCTTCTGGCTGTTATGGCAGAAAAAAATGGTGACTATTATACCAGCCTCAAAATCGGGAAAATGGCTGTTTTTCAAGGGAAAAATGTTGGGGCACTTTCTCATCCTCTAGGCGCTATACCAGCTTCTGCACATATTTCTGTAGAAGAAAAATCACTTATTTATGCCATTGCACGCCAAGAAAGCGAATTTAATCCAACAGCTATATCAAAAGCAGGGGCACAAGGTATACTCCAATTGCTTCCTACAACAGCAAAAGAACTAGCAAAAAAATACTCAATCGCATGGTCTCATAAAAAGTTCAGCAGTGATACTCATTATAATGTAACATTAGGAGTCCATTTTCTTAATGAACAATTGGAACGTTTTAATGGATCCTATATCCTAACGCTCATTGGCTATAATGCGGGGCCCCGTCGAGTTAATGAATGGATAAAACGTTATGGCGATCCTCGAGGAAAATCTCTCGATAACATCGTTGATTGGATTGAGCGCATTCCTTATACAGAAACACGGAATTACGTGATGCGCGTTATGGAAAATTACGGCGTCTACAAAGCAAGACTCACTGGGAAAATAGATATAAAAACCGACCTGCTTTCTGGTCGATGA
- a CDS encoding hemin-degrading factor — protein MAYTAEIILRLREEKKEMRNRDFAVSIGISEAELIAAYCTIGKAKRLQTNLSTLLESAPRLGKVMVLTRNEYAVHEITGCFEKIVQNQHIPITLGEIDLRIFAKQWKFGFEYDVIILGKPAKSLQFFDEHGVAILKIYSKDMTNMEEWDKLVENLLLEDQSSVLDILPVSLPVQCDITELDIDNFRDRWRKMTDVHQLHKIISEFKINRHHAVKYAGNEFADELQVDAVEIMLNKVAEQELPIMCFVGNKGCIQIFSGTVKNIKQMGPWLNVLDPNFDLHLLTSGIASVWHVRKPTRDGYISSLEVFDKNDDMIVQFFGLRKEGQKEREDWRSLLKSLPPYQKLVVA, from the coding sequence ATGGCATATACAGCTGAAATCATTCTTCGTTTGCGTGAAGAAAAAAAAGAAATGCGAAACCGCGATTTTGCGGTTTCGATTGGTATATCCGAAGCGGAGCTTATTGCGGCCTATTGTACCATTGGAAAAGCAAAAAGACTACAAACTAATCTTTCTACCCTCTTGGAAAGTGCTCCGCGGCTTGGAAAAGTTATGGTCTTAACACGCAATGAATATGCTGTTCACGAAATAACAGGATGTTTTGAAAAAATTGTTCAAAATCAACATATTCCTATTACACTGGGTGAAATTGATTTGCGTATTTTTGCAAAACAATGGAAGTTTGGTTTTGAATATGATGTCATCATCCTTGGAAAGCCTGCAAAAAGTCTACAATTCTTTGATGAGCATGGCGTTGCTATTTTAAAAATCTACTCTAAAGATATGACCAACATGGAAGAGTGGGATAAACTTGTTGAAAATCTCCTTCTTGAAGATCAGTCCTCTGTTCTTGACATTCTTCCTGTTTCTCTTCCAGTTCAGTGTGACATAACAGAATTGGATATTGATAATTTTCGGGATCGTTGGCGTAAAATGACAGATGTACACCAACTTCATAAAATTATTTCTGAATTTAAAATTAATCGGCATCATGCTGTAAAATATGCTGGCAATGAATTTGCCGATGAATTACAGGTAGATGCTGTTGAAATAATGCTGAATAAAGTCGCAGAGCAAGAACTGCCCATTATGTGCTTTGTTGGGAATAAAGGGTGTATTCAAATTTTTAGTGGAACTGTGAAAAATATTAAGCAAATGGGACCTTGGCTTAATGTTCTTGATCCAAATTTTGACCTTCATTTACTCACGTCTGGGATTGCTAGTGTATGGCATGTTCGCAAACCTACCCGTGATGGTTATATCAGTTCACTTGAAGTTTTCGATAAAAATGATGATATGATTGTTCAATTCTTTGGACTGCGCAAAGAAGGTCAAAAAGAGCGTGAGGATTGGCGTTCTTTATTGAAGTCTCTTCCTCCCTATCAAAAATTAGTCGTCGCTTAG
- a CDS encoding energy transducer TonB family protein, translating to MNFANTRQLSALWIGAFVGALSLHIVLGAQFYFRKTGVSNGTLSSTVMLTLAQESLYLNDDIDSSNPDHDTDLLSVSAKSELLQPDLAEQEPEITERVDEIQPEEPQQTVEKDDFTEKSLEESLPHKVEDKIFEKKSKPKTVIKKALVKTARSLTARQRGSTAGIEDMVLMEWLAKVQSQLEKQKNYVVGQRTSRAKGTVKLEFRVHERGGIFSSRVVVSAGDPELDRLAMAALQRVGSFPPPPPSKVNKTIRVSLIFS from the coding sequence ATGAACTTTGCAAATACGAGGCAGTTATCAGCTCTTTGGATTGGTGCATTTGTTGGCGCCCTTTCTTTGCATATAGTATTGGGCGCACAGTTTTATTTTCGAAAGACTGGTGTCAGTAACGGTACGCTCTCTTCGACGGTTATGCTAACTCTTGCCCAAGAGAGTCTCTATCTGAATGATGATATAGATTCGTCAAATCCAGATCATGATACAGATTTATTAAGTGTCAGTGCAAAATCAGAATTATTACAACCAGATCTTGCTGAGCAAGAGCCAGAGATAACGGAGAGGGTGGATGAAATTCAACCGGAAGAGCCGCAGCAGACTGTAGAAAAAGATGATTTTACAGAAAAGTCTTTGGAAGAATCCCTTCCTCACAAAGTAGAAGATAAAATATTTGAAAAAAAATCGAAACCAAAAACAGTTATCAAGAAAGCCCTTGTGAAGACTGCGCGTTCACTTACTGCTAGACAGAGAGGCAGTACAGCAGGGATTGAAGATATGGTGTTAATGGAGTGGTTAGCAAAAGTACAGTCGCAATTAGAAAAGCAAAAAAATTATGTTGTAGGACAACGTACCAGTCGGGCAAAAGGAACGGTGAAGTTAGAGTTTAGGGTACATGAGCGGGGTGGTATTTTTTCTAGCCGTGTCGTCGTTTCTGCCGGAGACCCAGAACTTGATCGATTGGCTATGGCAGCCCTTCAACGTGTCGGTTCTTTTCCTCCCCCTCCACCATCAAAAGTAAATAAAACGATTAGAGTATCTTTGATATTTAGCTGA
- a CDS encoding FecCD family ABC transporter permease has translation MIYASETEKQKKIKRENLRKILLFGLIIFLIFSILSGLLNGASNTSLFDFLYNMFTQEFSVSRGTRDYLIFIDIRLPRVILGLLIGAALAVSGVLMQGLFRNPLADPGIVGVSAGAGLGAVLAIVVGFAIPISFAPFLEPYKVIIGAFLGGLLSTIILYIIATHHSFTSIATMLLAGIALGALSSAVVGTLIFIANDQQLRDITFWSLGSLAGATWLKVWLVLPFVFVGLLFSPFLSRALNALALGEAVAGHIGFSVQRVKNIAIPLVALMCGSAVAVSGGIGFIGIIVPHILRQLIGPDHRYLIPYSALLGAALLIFADTFARLIVAPAELPIGIVTALFGAPFFLWILICKRGTDFS, from the coding sequence ATGATTTATGCATCTGAAACAGAAAAACAGAAAAAAATAAAGCGTGAAAATTTAAGAAAAATACTCTTATTTGGTCTCATAATATTCCTCATTTTTAGTATTTTGAGCGGGCTTTTAAATGGCGCTTCAAATACTTCACTCTTTGATTTTCTTTATAACATGTTTACGCAAGAGTTTTCTGTTAGTCGTGGAACACGCGATTATCTCATATTTATTGATATAAGGCTTCCTCGTGTTATCTTAGGGCTATTGATCGGAGCAGCTTTGGCTGTCTCAGGGGTTCTGATGCAAGGACTTTTCCGTAATCCTCTTGCAGATCCTGGAATTGTGGGTGTATCGGCAGGAGCCGGTCTTGGTGCTGTTTTAGCTATTGTTGTAGGTTTTGCCATTCCTATTTCATTTGCACCTTTTCTAGAACCGTATAAAGTTATCATAGGCGCTTTTTTGGGTGGGCTTTTATCAACGATTATCCTCTACATAATAGCTACGCATCATAGCTTTACCTCTATTGCAACCATGTTGCTTGCCGGTATTGCCCTTGGAGCCTTAAGCAGTGCAGTTGTCGGAACGTTGATTTTTATCGCAAATGATCAACAATTACGCGATATCACTTTTTGGAGTCTTGGTTCTCTTGCGGGTGCAACGTGGTTGAAAGTATGGCTTGTTCTCCCTTTCGTCTTTGTTGGTCTTCTTTTCTCCCCCTTTTTATCAAGAGCTCTGAATGCTCTTGCGCTTGGTGAAGCTGTTGCTGGTCATATTGGTTTTTCTGTTCAACGCGTTAAAAATATTGCTATTCCCCTTGTTGCTCTTATGTGTGGAAGTGCTGTTGCTGTCAGTGGTGGTATTGGTTTTATTGGGATTATTGTTCCTCATATTTTACGTCAGCTCATTGGTCCTGATCACCGCTATCTCATTCCTTACTCTGCTCTCTTAGGGGCAGCATTACTTATTTTTGCTGATACGTTTGCACGCTTAATTGTTGCCCCCGCAGAATTGCCAATTGGAATCGTAACTGCACTTTTCGGTGCTCCCTTCTTCCTGTGGATCCTTATATGCAAACGAGGAACAGACTTTTCATGA
- a CDS encoding TonB-dependent hemoglobin/transferrin/lactoferrin family receptor, with amino-acid sequence MRIRRENIHKSCVILGALSVCIPSFVFAQNSDKDVVTELKPILIKGKKIEDASNSITILTDRKTNENIEEKQVADEYDVSRLNPSVSYNSENNSFVIRGLDANRVLTTMDGISLPWFNDVLRGGGGGNTTFDFNALSTFDTIQGSDSSLYGSGALGGVIALRTLNPEDLITGEKNWGSLIKGGYNSVDNSWRINQAFAVRNYRTFLLLQGSYVGGNERKNMGTEGGYEERTRKNPSQFDKNNLLFKIHQYLSDNHRLGFTAERFNYDINTHSLNGFSALAPTAYVPGSVYNKDNKSRERLSLSYNYNGDGDAIVDVFRGQLYWQRQLDRDTMTGVRIRTPKGDYLRDNFLRNINYGFNADALKKVDFSTVSHTFKIAANVSSSKFHHYFLGKDNCHLEENARGCFMVPANRSDSPDTNGYNLGFVFEDEIGLADNHFRITPGIRYDWYKYVPQKSSAYEKALISDKFPPERNGSSFSPKLRMEWDIRNQITLYAQWAQAFRAPRISELYVSYIRPSAYYTKGNPDLQPEKSNGYDIGLRYGNASFGGSFNAFINQYQNFIDIEDKGPSEEFRFKRLHYMNRSRVRIFGVETKAHLVLKNDFHSNVSLVYSQGKDLDKKEYLNSIPPLKAVIGLGYAKEVWGGDIILTLAAKRDKVAKESDYQKIPGYHVVDMTGWWKPFGETGPILRAGVYNLFNTKYWNASDLPSGKNAIANKNIAPKDYYSQPGRNFKVSFVQKF; translated from the coding sequence ATGCGAATAAGACGAGAAAATATCCATAAGAGCTGTGTGATTTTAGGTGCGTTGTCGGTTTGTATACCTTCGTTTGTTTTTGCGCAAAACAGTGATAAGGATGTTGTGACTGAGCTCAAACCAATCCTTATTAAAGGAAAAAAAATAGAAGATGCTTCAAATTCAATAACCATTCTAACTGATCGTAAAACCAACGAGAATATTGAAGAAAAACAAGTAGCTGATGAGTATGATGTGAGTCGTCTTAATCCTTCTGTCTCCTATAACTCAGAAAATAATAGTTTTGTTATTCGTGGTTTAGATGCGAACCGTGTTCTTACGACAATGGATGGTATTTCTCTTCCTTGGTTTAATGATGTATTGCGTGGTGGTGGTGGTGGGAACACCACTTTTGATTTCAACGCTCTTTCTACGTTTGATACTATTCAAGGATCAGATTCTAGTCTTTATGGTTCTGGCGCCTTAGGGGGAGTAATTGCGTTGCGTACCCTTAATCCTGAAGACCTTATAACTGGAGAAAAGAATTGGGGGAGCCTTATAAAAGGTGGTTATAACTCTGTTGATAACAGCTGGCGCATCAATCAAGCTTTTGCTGTGCGCAATTATCGAACATTCTTGCTTTTACAAGGATCTTATGTGGGGGGGAATGAACGTAAGAATATGGGAACTGAAGGAGGATATGAAGAGCGTACACGTAAAAACCCTTCTCAGTTTGACAAGAATAACTTACTTTTTAAAATTCATCAATATTTGAGTGATAATCATCGGCTTGGTTTTACTGCAGAACGTTTTAATTATGATATAAATACGCATTCCTTGAATGGATTCTCCGCTCTTGCTCCTACTGCATATGTCCCAGGTTCTGTTTATAATAAGGACAATAAATCCCGTGAACGTCTTTCTCTTTCTTATAATTATAATGGTGATGGCGATGCGATTGTTGATGTTTTTCGTGGGCAGCTTTATTGGCAAAGGCAGTTAGATCGTGACACTATGACTGGTGTTCGTATTCGAACACCCAAAGGGGATTATTTGAGAGATAATTTTCTGCGTAATATCAATTATGGTTTCAATGCAGACGCCCTTAAAAAAGTCGATTTTAGCACTGTAAGCCATACGTTCAAGATTGCCGCTAATGTTTCGTCATCTAAATTTCATCACTATTTTTTAGGTAAAGATAATTGCCATTTAGAAGAAAATGCGCGGGGATGCTTTATGGTGCCTGCTAATCGGTCAGATTCACCAGACACAAATGGTTATAATTTGGGTTTTGTTTTTGAAGATGAAATTGGGTTAGCTGATAATCATTTTCGGATAACACCAGGAATTCGATATGATTGGTACAAATATGTCCCGCAAAAAAGCTCCGCTTATGAAAAAGCTCTAATTTCTGATAAATTTCCTCCAGAAAGAAATGGATCTAGCTTTTCTCCTAAATTACGCATGGAGTGGGATATTCGTAATCAAATAACGCTCTATGCTCAATGGGCACAAGCTTTCCGTGCACCACGTATTTCAGAACTTTACGTTTCTTATATTAGACCCTCTGCTTATTACACAAAGGGAAATCCTGATCTTCAACCAGAAAAAAGCAATGGGTATGATATTGGTCTACGGTATGGAAATGCAAGTTTTGGTGGTTCTTTCAATGCCTTTATCAACCAATATCAAAATTTCATAGATATCGAGGATAAAGGACCGTCAGAAGAATTCAGGTTTAAACGTCTGCATTATATGAATCGTTCACGCGTGAGAATTTTTGGTGTTGAAACAAAGGCGCATTTAGTTCTTAAAAATGATTTTCATAGCAATGTTTCTCTTGTCTATTCACAAGGAAAAGATCTTGATAAAAAGGAATATCTTAACTCGATTCCTCCTTTGAAAGCAGTTATCGGATTAGGATATGCAAAAGAGGTTTGGGGAGGCGATATTATTCTTACTTTGGCAGCCAAACGTGACAAAGTAGCTAAAGAATCTGATTATCAAAAAATTCCAGGATACCATGTTGTTGATATGACGGGGTGGTGGAAACCATTCGGTGAAACAGGACCTATCTTAAGAGCCGGTGTTTATAATCTTTTCAATACAAAATATTGGAATGCTTCAGATCTTCCTTCAGGTAAAAATGCAATTGCGAATAAAAATATAGCTCCGAAGGATTATTATAGCCAGCCTGGTCGTAACTTTAAGGTATCTTTCGTACAAAAGTTTTAG
- a CDS encoding heme/hemin ABC transporter substrate-binding protein has translation MLILFLRRRLSFFLFFILLSLSFFSQHVIAEPTTHFSENARIVSIGGSLTEIVYALGAQDQLVARDSTSVYPKEALKLPVLGYMRALSPEGVLSFAPEGILLVEGSGPPSTIEILKKTSIPIVIIPENYSRESVIEKIRLVGKAIHREEQAAALIQKISRDFVDNDALLAKVTKQKRVLFILSVQNGRVMASGTDTAADGIIKLSGGLNAITDYKGYKLLNNEALLKANPDVILLITHSGRSVNLEKLLAIPAIKATVAAKNHAIKQMDAMYLLGFGPRTADASRELIHTLYGTNKNDKNGPNDKNG, from the coding sequence ATGCTTATACTTTTTTTGCGCAGACGCTTAAGTTTTTTTCTTTTTTTTATACTGCTTTCTCTTAGCTTCTTTTCTCAACATGTCATTGCTGAACCTACTACGCATTTTTCTGAAAATGCGCGAATTGTCTCTATTGGTGGTTCCCTGACAGAAATTGTTTATGCATTAGGTGCACAAGATCAACTTGTTGCCCGTGATAGTACAAGTGTTTATCCCAAAGAAGCCCTCAAGCTTCCTGTGCTTGGTTACATGCGCGCTCTTTCACCTGAAGGTGTTCTGTCTTTTGCTCCAGAGGGTATCTTACTCGTTGAAGGGAGTGGGCCTCCCTCAACAATTGAAATTCTCAAAAAAACATCAATCCCTATCGTGATTATACCAGAAAACTATTCTCGAGAAAGTGTTATAGAAAAAATTCGCCTCGTTGGAAAAGCCATCCATCGTGAAGAGCAAGCCGCTGCATTAATTCAAAAAATAAGCCGTGACTTTGTAGACAATGATGCTCTTTTGGCAAAGGTAACAAAACAAAAGCGAGTCCTTTTTATTTTGTCTGTGCAAAATGGACGCGTTATGGCATCTGGAACAGATACAGCGGCTGATGGTATCATAAAACTTTCAGGTGGTCTCAATGCCATTACTGATTATAAAGGATATAAACTTCTCAATAACGAAGCGTTATTGAAAGCAAATCCTGATGTTATTTTGCTTATAACACACAGTGGAAGATCTGTTAATCTTGAAAAGCTTTTAGCGATACCAGCAATTAAAGCAACAGTTGCCGCCAAAAATCATGCTATTAAACAAATGGATGCTATGTATCTTTTAGGATTTGGTCCACGCACTGCGGATGCATCAAGAGAACTTATTCATACGCTTTATGGTACAAACAAAAACGATAAAAACGGCCCAAACGATAAAAACGGATAG
- a CDS encoding heme ABC transporter ATP-binding protein, whose product MIEATNICVQRGKKQILNRVNLQAKSGAFTIIIGPNGSGKSTFVKALSGEIPYSGKITLNGYDVRQTKTYEMAKMRAVLPQSTTLVFPFLVHEVVGLGLSVNQITIAKAELQSLIQEALERVDLSDYGNLYYHQLSGGEQARVQLARVLCQIWKPIYNGIPRWMILDEPIASLDIQHQIIVMDIAKQFAHSGGGVLAVLHDLNLAAHYADNMILLKEGEIYCEGNASTVLTTQNLRNVYHCSLNVSELPKEDIPFVLPQTASSYEMRS is encoded by the coding sequence ATGATTGAGGCGACAAACATTTGCGTTCAGCGCGGAAAAAAACAGATTCTTAACCGCGTTAATCTTCAAGCTAAAAGTGGCGCTTTTACCATCATTATCGGTCCCAACGGATCAGGGAAAAGTACTTTTGTCAAAGCATTAAGTGGAGAAATTCCTTACAGTGGAAAAATAACCTTAAATGGTTATGATGTCCGCCAAACAAAAACTTATGAAATGGCAAAAATGCGAGCGGTTTTACCACAATCAACAACGCTCGTATTTCCATTCTTAGTCCATGAAGTTGTAGGGCTTGGACTTTCTGTAAACCAAATTACTATTGCCAAAGCCGAATTGCAAAGTCTTATCCAAGAAGCTTTAGAACGTGTTGACCTTTCTGATTACGGTAACCTGTATTATCATCAATTATCAGGTGGAGAACAAGCGCGCGTACAACTTGCGCGTGTTCTTTGCCAAATCTGGAAACCTATTTATAATGGGATTCCTCGTTGGATGATATTAGATGAACCTATTGCTAGCCTTGATATTCAACATCAAATTATCGTTATGGACATTGCAAAACAATTTGCTCATTCTGGTGGTGGCGTTCTTGCTGTCCTTCACGATCTCAATCTTGCAGCACATTATGCAGATAACATGATCTTACTCAAGGAGGGCGAGATTTATTGCGAAGGAAATGCCTCTACCGTTTTGACAACACAAAATCTCCGAAATGTTTATCATTGTTCATTAAACGTTTCTGAATTGCCTAAAGAAGATATCCCGTTTGTACTCCCTCAAACAGCATCCTCCTATGAAATGAGATCTTAA
- the smpB gene encoding SsrA-binding protein SmpB, with amino-acid sequence MNKKKNTPARKIIADNRKARFNFEILNNLEAGLVLQGAEVKSLRSNHANIAESYASFENGELWLVNSYIPEYTQANRFNHEPRRLRKLLLSKREMARFFNATSREGMTLVPLKLYFNERGRVKLEIALARGKKLHDKRETEKKRDWGREKARLLKRYG; translated from the coding sequence ATGAATAAAAAAAAGAACACGCCCGCACGGAAAATAATTGCTGATAATCGTAAAGCACGTTTTAACTTTGAAATTCTGAATAATCTTGAGGCGGGTCTTGTTCTCCAAGGAGCGGAAGTGAAGTCTTTACGTTCTAATCATGCTAATATTGCTGAAAGCTATGCTAGTTTTGAAAATGGAGAATTATGGTTAGTCAACAGTTATATTCCTGAATATACGCAAGCCAATCGTTTTAATCATGAGCCGCGACGCTTGCGTAAATTATTACTTTCAAAACGTGAAATGGCACGCTTTTTTAATGCAACATCCCGTGAAGGAATGACACTTGTTCCTCTCAAACTTTATTTTAATGAACGTGGGCGTGTTAAGTTAGAGATTGCTCTCGCTCGTGGGAAAAAACTTCATGATAAGCGTGAAACAGAAAAAAAACGTGATTGGGGACGTGAAAAAGCAAGACTTTTAAAAAGATATGGATGA